One part of the Olleya sp. YS genome encodes these proteins:
- a CDS encoding T9SS type B sorting domain-containing protein, which translates to MMNFKSIFFLCLFLAYCVSGYSQDNPPTITATGLNQYCPGEAVPIVDSVTITDPDPGDTTLDIIVIQISQGYSSVEDELVLSGVHPNISSSWDSSLGQLTLSGNATFAEYEAAIEAVNFQTTQILFLGDKFFSINIGNANYLPTTGHYYFYVESLGITWEQAEANASTATFFGLQGYLATLTTPQESQLAGTQSQGTGWIGATDEETEGVWKWVTGPEAGTVFWIGDFNGAPQNGEFSFWNIGEPNDFGGNEDYAHITDPSIGFPGAWNDLPVTGSLEAGNPYQPQGYLVEFGGMPGDPVVNLSTSTSMIMPRILSVNNTDGCANEPIELSVTANTDTVFWFEGQTSTTVLNEGLNYSATVSSLTVFWVAPVFDGCSSTGIRIPIIASVDATPEVNDITISQCDDTLISDGITVFNLNTYSESFAGVETDDREINYYFDIGLTQPINGDNYANVTNPQIIFVEVINTDTGCTDVAEITLEVNTSLVNDVTLQACDDDIADGITTFVLSDADSQILGGLPANLTTAFYSTYNDALLGQNPLSNTFDNTIPYNQTIYTRVSEDNSCYGIAEVFLVVNPILPIENNEVVYYCTNLFPNTITLSTQVTDPNYSFIWSTGDTTSAIQVNQEGAYTVDIINNNTLCSQTKVFTILNSNVATIDSVNVIDVSQNNSITINVSGEGTYEYALNFNGPYQASNVFNNIEAGEYTVYIKDTKSDCGTISITVYVLGYPKFFTPNDDNINDTWQIKGIPSNFQATFRVNIYNRFGKLLYTMDNPNDSWDGKFNGIKLPTSDYWFTAFLARGKYFTGHFTLKTN; encoded by the coding sequence ACGGGTTTAAATCAATATTGTCCAGGAGAAGCTGTGCCGATTGTGGATAGTGTTACTATTACAGATCCTGATCCAGGAGATACAACTTTAGATATCATAGTTATACAAATTTCGCAAGGATATAGTTCTGTTGAAGATGAATTGGTTTTGAGTGGTGTACACCCTAATATTTCTAGCTCTTGGGATTCATCCCTAGGCCAATTAACCTTATCTGGTAACGCTACTTTTGCAGAATATGAAGCTGCTATTGAAGCAGTAAATTTTCAGACTACACAGATATTATTTTTAGGGGATAAATTTTTTTCGATAAATATTGGTAATGCCAATTACTTACCTACAACGGGTCATTATTATTTTTATGTAGAAAGTTTGGGTATTACATGGGAACAAGCAGAAGCCAATGCTAGTACAGCTACTTTTTTTGGTTTACAAGGATATTTAGCAACGTTAACTACGCCTCAAGAATCACAGTTGGCAGGCACACAGAGTCAAGGAACTGGATGGATTGGAGCTACCGATGAAGAAACAGAAGGTGTTTGGAAATGGGTAACTGGACCAGAAGCTGGTACTGTGTTTTGGATTGGAGATTTTAATGGTGCACCACAAAATGGTGAATTTAGTTTTTGGAATATAGGAGAGCCTAATGATTTTGGAGGTAATGAGGATTATGCTCATATTACAGATCCTAGCATAGGTTTTCCTGGAGCTTGGAACGATTTGCCAGTAACAGGCTCTTTAGAAGCTGGTAATCCATATCAACCACAAGGATATTTAGTAGAATTTGGAGGTATGCCAGGAGATCCTGTGGTTAATTTGTCTACAAGTACATCCATGATTATGCCAAGAATATTAAGTGTTAATAATACAGATGGATGTGCAAACGAGCCAATAGAACTATCAGTAACAGCTAATACAGATACTGTGTTTTGGTTTGAAGGTCAAACCTCTACGACTGTTCTAAACGAAGGATTAAATTACAGTGCAACAGTATCAAGTTTAACAGTCTTCTGGGTTGCACCTGTATTTGATGGCTGCTCCTCTACAGGAATTAGAATACCTATAATTGCATCAGTCGATGCTACTCCTGAAGTAAATGATATTACAATTTCTCAATGTGATGATACCCTAATTAGTGATGGTATAACCGTATTTAATTTAAATACATATTCTGAAAGCTTTGCTGGTGTTGAAACCGATGACAGAGAGATAAATTATTATTTTGATATTGGATTAACTCAACCTATAAATGGTGATAACTATGCCAATGTAACTAATCCACAAATTATTTTTGTTGAAGTCATTAACACAGATACTGGTTGTACTGATGTTGCAGAAATTACTTTAGAGGTTAACACTAGCTTAGTCAATGATGTTACGTTGCAAGCCTGTGATGATGATATAGCTGATGGTATTACAACCTTTGTTTTATCTGATGCTGATAGTCAGATTTTAGGAGGTTTACCAGCAAATTTAACCACAGCGTTTTATTCTACCTACAATGATGCTTTGTTAGGCCAAAATCCATTGTCAAATACTTTTGATAATACCATCCCATATAACCAAACTATATACACCAGAGTCTCTGAAGATAACAGTTGCTATGGTATTGCAGAGGTGTTTTTGGTTGTTAATCCTATTCTGCCCATTGAAAACAACGAGGTTGTTTATTATTGTACTAACCTATTTCCAAATACAATTACTTTATCAACTCAGGTTACAGATCCTAACTATAGTTTTATTTGGTCAACAGGTGACACTACTTCAGCAATTCAGGTAAACCAAGAAGGAGCCTATACTGTTGATATTATAAATAACAATACACTTTGTTCTCAAACAAAAGTATTTACAATATTAAATTCTAATGTAGCTACAATAGATTCAGTTAATGTTATCGATGTATCTCAAAATAATTCTATAACAATTAATGTTAGTGGAGAAGGTACTTACGAATATGCATTAAATTTTAATGGACCATATCAAGCATCTAACGTATTTAATAATATTGAGGCTGGAGAATACACAGTATATATTAAAGACACCAAAAGCGATTGTGGTACTATATCTATAACAGTTTACGTTTTAGGTTATCCTAAATTTTTCACACCAAATGATGATAATATAAACGATACTTGGCAAATTAAAGGGATACCCTCAAATTTTCAAGCAACATTTAGGGTTAATATTTATAATCGTTTTGGTAAGTTACTTTATACCATGGATAATCCTAATGATAGTTGGGATGGAAAATTCAATGGTATCAAATTACCTACTTCAGATTATTGGTTTACTGCGTTTCTTGCTAGAGGAAAATACTTTACGGGTCATTTTACTCTTAAAACAAATTAA
- a CDS encoding outer membrane beta-barrel protein: MQKLITIAALLCISISFGQSKNFKISGQIFADLDKMPLEAATVYIERVKDSSLVTYTISEKDGSFNLEDATSEDSLNLLVSYVGYKSFKQKIAIDKAVIVIPKINLQISNALDEVLIKSSAPITIKKDTLEFNVSSFKTKKDATVEDLLKQLPGVEIDEEGKIKVNGKEVNKILVNGKPFFGNDPSITIKNLTKEIVEKIQVVDTKTKSEAFTGEEGDKENKTINLTIKEENNKGVFGRVAAGVGTDKRYEFAGMFNRFDNDQRISVLVGGNNINSPGFSFGEIEKMFGNGGSTWFSSNGSFSVNGRQFGGGQGITTSNLAGANYADAIGEKTEVAADYFFSNSNSENETASQRETILSDSRFFSNSNSSSSNDTRSHTINSDFEIKIDTTLMINIKPTFTTSNSTTDFKSQDETLNEDQNLTNQSVLNSFVENNIKNLSNEISATKKFGNKGAFLRFGLDNSFNTNESEDFINSNTEIFGTNPETINRNQLTDGDNKSNNFQTDISYRLPIKDKELFINFDYEYQRNKDENIQSTFDFNTVSNDYDIFNESLSTDFEYTDIRSTPGISLSYRKEKWSARFGADYVFRTLKNQDGLRPQFNVERDFKAIELNSNFNYRFNKKASIYASYRLTNNPPSLRQLQAFEDVSNPLNTVIGNPNLEPTNEHRIYLGFNAYNWQERTGFYMYANITKRQNAVVSRTTIDPETLKRITTYDNVDGNQNGYFGVDYSKRFKIDSLQSLRIKIGNWSNFSKNINYNNDVLYASNVLSTTPNIGIDYVYTSVFEFKPRYRLSFTNNRYDIEAFEDRNFTSHNLVLNTAFFLPKGFEWRNDITYNYNPNIADGFQKDAWFWNASVSYSVLKDKGLLTLKVYDLLNQNTNARRIATQDYIQDTQSTVLRQYFMLNFSWKFNSLGAKGETSGNGHYYID, from the coding sequence ATGCAAAAACTAATCACTATTGCTGCACTTTTGTGTATTTCAATTTCATTTGGACAATCTAAAAATTTCAAGATTAGCGGTCAGATTTTTGCAGACTTAGACAAAATGCCACTAGAAGCAGCAACAGTATATATAGAGCGAGTTAAAGATAGTAGTCTAGTAACCTATACCATTTCAGAAAAAGACGGATCATTTAATCTCGAGGATGCCACTTCAGAAGACAGCTTAAATCTATTAGTATCTTACGTAGGTTATAAATCATTTAAACAAAAAATTGCAATTGATAAAGCTGTTATTGTTATTCCTAAAATTAATTTACAAATTAGCAATGCATTAGACGAGGTGTTAATTAAATCATCAGCTCCAATTACTATTAAAAAGGATACCTTAGAATTTAATGTAAGTTCTTTCAAAACAAAAAAAGATGCTACTGTAGAGGATTTACTAAAACAACTCCCTGGAGTTGAAATAGATGAAGAAGGAAAGATTAAGGTAAATGGAAAAGAGGTGAATAAAATACTGGTAAACGGAAAGCCTTTTTTTGGTAATGATCCATCCATAACAATCAAAAATTTAACAAAAGAAATCGTTGAAAAAATTCAAGTAGTCGATACTAAAACTAAAAGTGAAGCTTTTACAGGTGAAGAAGGCGATAAAGAGAATAAAACTATAAACCTTACTATTAAAGAAGAAAATAATAAAGGTGTTTTTGGTCGTGTGGCAGCAGGAGTAGGTACAGATAAGCGATACGAATTTGCAGGTATGTTCAACCGGTTTGATAACGACCAACGTATAAGTGTTTTAGTGGGAGGAAACAATATCAATTCACCAGGTTTTAGTTTTGGTGAAATAGAAAAAATGTTTGGTAATGGAGGCTCAACTTGGTTTAGTAGTAATGGATCCTTCAGTGTAAATGGGCGACAATTTGGAGGTGGACAAGGTATTACAACTTCCAATTTAGCAGGTGCAAATTATGCGGATGCCATAGGCGAAAAGACAGAAGTAGCAGCAGATTACTTTTTTTCTAATAGTAACTCGGAAAATGAAACTGCATCACAACGTGAAACTATTTTATCAGACTCAAGATTTTTTTCAAATTCTAATTCAAGTTCTAGTAATGACACTAGAAGTCATACTATAAATTCTGATTTTGAAATTAAAATTGATACCACATTAATGATTAATATCAAACCAACATTTACAACGTCTAATAGCACTACAGATTTTAAGAGTCAAGACGAAACGTTAAACGAAGACCAGAACTTAACTAACCAATCCGTTTTAAACTCGTTTGTAGAAAATAACATTAAAAACTTGTCTAACGAAATTAGTGCCACAAAAAAGTTTGGCAATAAGGGAGCATTTTTAAGATTTGGTTTGGATAATAGTTTTAATACTAATGAAAGTGAAGATTTTATTAATTCTAATACCGAGATTTTTGGAACTAATCCTGAAACTATAAACAGAAACCAATTGACGGATGGTGATAATAAAAGTAATAATTTTCAAACAGACATAAGTTACAGATTACCAATTAAAGACAAAGAGTTATTTATAAATTTTGATTACGAATATCAACGCAATAAAGACGAAAACATTCAAAGTACATTTGATTTTAATACTGTCTCCAATGATTACGATATTTTTAATGAATCACTTAGTACAGATTTTGAATATACAGATATAAGAAGTACTCCAGGTATTAGTTTAAGTTACCGTAAAGAAAAATGGTCTGCACGTTTTGGAGCAGATTATGTATTTAGAACTTTAAAAAACCAAGATGGATTAAGACCACAATTTAATGTAGAGCGTGATTTTAAAGCTATAGAATTAAACTCTAATTTTAATTATAGATTTAATAAAAAAGCTTCAATTTATGCTAGTTATAGATTGACTAATAATCCACCTTCTCTAAGACAGTTACAAGCGTTTGAAGATGTATCAAATCCTTTAAATACTGTAATTGGTAATCCTAATCTAGAACCTACAAACGAACATAGAATTTACTTAGGTTTTAATGCTTACAATTGGCAAGAACGTACTGGGTTTTATATGTACGCCAACATAACAAAACGCCAAAATGCTGTAGTGTCTAGAACCACAATTGATCCAGAAACGTTAAAGCGTATTACAACTTATGATAATGTGGACGGTAACCAAAATGGTTACTTTGGTGTAGATTACAGTAAGCGATTTAAAATAGATTCATTACAATCTCTGCGTATTAAAATTGGTAATTGGTCAAATTTTTCAAAAAATATCAACTATAATAACGATGTGCTATATGCAAGCAATGTGTTAAGTACAACGCCAAATATTGGTATTGACTATGTTTATACTAGTGTTTTTGAATTTAAACCACGTTACCGTTTGTCATTTACTAATAATAGATATGATATTGAAGCTTTTGAAGACCGTAATTTTACGTCCCATAATTTAGTCTTAAATACTGCTTTCTTTCTTCCAAAAGGATTTGAATGGCGAAATGACATCACTTATAATTATAATCCAAACATCGCAGATGGCTTTCAAAAAGATGCTTGGTTTTGGAATGCAAGTGTATCCTATTCAGTATTAAAAGATAAAGGATTGTTAACCTTAAAGGTTTATGATTTGTTAAACCAAAACACTAATGCTAGGCGTATCGCTACTCAGGATTATATTCAAGATACTCAAAGTACTGTATTGCGTCAATACTTTATGCTTAATTTTAGTTGGAAATTTAATAGCTTAGGTGCAAAAGGAGAAACATCAGGAAATGGACATTACTACATCGATTAA
- a CDS encoding TPM domain-containing protein, translating to MRFLTLLLVFTYFISCKSDKETSIIANPSVVQDHAFLFSDKEVDSISKVIIDYENTSTNQICVYVIDSIPNNQNALFYATKIGQTLGVGQAEKNNGLLLLISKMDRQVAFATGYGTEKILTDAVCYDLIENILIPYFKEDNYFEGVLRALDSIKIKWH from the coding sequence ATGCGTTTTCTTACACTTTTATTAGTTTTTACTTATTTTATTTCATGCAAAAGTGACAAAGAAACCTCAATAATCGCTAATCCATCAGTTGTACAAGATCATGCATTTTTGTTTTCTGACAAAGAAGTAGATTCTATTTCAAAAGTTATTATTGATTATGAAAACACTAGCACAAATCAAATTTGTGTTTATGTTATTGATTCCATTCCAAACAACCAAAATGCTTTATTTTATGCTACAAAAATTGGTCAAACACTTGGTGTTGGGCAAGCTGAAAAAAATAATGGATTACTATTATTAATTTCTAAAATGGATAGACAAGTTGCGTTTGCAACTGGCTACGGAACAGAAAAAATTTTAACTGACGCTGTTTGTTATGATTTAATAGAAAATATATTAATCCCTTATTTTAAAGAAGATAACTATTTTGAAGGAGTACTTCGAGCATTAGATTCGATAAAAATAAAATGGCATTAA
- a CDS encoding TPM domain-containing protein, with product MTLLSFSNGFAQYKIPEKPTKANPDAVYDYIGLLTDSQKQTLENKLVKYSDTTSTQIVIAIIPSTEGEYINYLGAQWGEQWGIGGSADKDNGVFILLAKDDRKINISTGEGVEHLLTDVMCSRIIEYDIIPYFKQNDYYGGLNSGVDAIIDTLLGEYQGTRQGQSQGFPIGVIFFLIIVFIIILISISKNRRGGNNTDSFGGGRNTTRDILEAIILSNSGRGGYRSGSGGFGGGFGGSSGGGFGRGGFGGGFGGGGFGGGGASGGW from the coding sequence TTGACATTACTTTCTTTTAGTAATGGGTTTGCACAATATAAAATACCTGAAAAGCCTACTAAAGCTAATCCTGATGCTGTATATGACTATATAGGTTTACTAACTGACAGTCAAAAACAAACCTTAGAAAATAAACTTGTAAAATACTCTGATACCACCTCAACCCAAATAGTTATTGCCATTATACCTTCTACTGAAGGCGAGTATATCAACTATTTAGGAGCTCAATGGGGAGAACAATGGGGAATTGGTGGAAGTGCAGATAAAGATAATGGTGTTTTTATTCTACTGGCAAAAGATGATAGAAAAATAAATATTAGTACTGGTGAAGGTGTAGAACACTTGCTAACAGACGTGATGTGTTCTAGAATTATTGAGTATGATATCATACCTTATTTTAAACAAAACGATTATTATGGTGGTTTAAATAGTGGTGTTGATGCTATTATTGACACACTATTAGGAGAATACCAAGGAACACGTCAAGGTCAATCTCAAGGATTTCCTATAGGAGTTATATTCTTTTTAATTATTGTATTTATCATTATTTTAATTTCCATTTCAAAAAACCGTAGAGGAGGAAATAACACTGATAGTTTTGGAGGAGGTCGCAATACTACACGAGATATACTTGAAGCAATTATATTAAGTAATTCTGGTCGAGGTGGCTACAGAAGTGGCTCTGGTGGCTTTGGTGGTGGTTTTGGCGGTTCTTCTGGAGGTGGCTTTGGAAGAGGCGGATTTGGTGGTGGCTTCGGTGGAGGTGGCTTTGGTGGTGGAGGTGCTTCTGGAGGATGGTAA
- a CDS encoding TPM domain-containing protein gives MIPEDVESFLTAIEEQEIVEAIRVAEDHTSGEIRIHIENTCNANVEARALEVFSVLKMHNTRDRNGVLIYVAVNDHKFGIYGDEGINKVVPKNFWDDTKSIIEAHFKNGAFKQGLVDGVLHAGQQLKAHFPVDDFNTNELSNTISKG, from the coding sequence ATGATACCTGAAGACGTAGAATCTTTTTTAACAGCTATTGAAGAGCAAGAGATTGTTGAAGCTATTCGCGTAGCAGAAGATCATACGTCCGGAGAAATAAGAATACATATTGAAAACACCTGTAATGCAAATGTTGAAGCACGAGCACTAGAGGTGTTTTCCGTTTTAAAAATGCATAATACTAGAGACAGAAATGGTGTCTTAATTTATGTAGCTGTAAACGACCATAAGTTTGGTATTTATGGTGATGAAGGTATTAATAAAGTAGTCCCGAAAAACTTCTGGGATGACACTAAATCCATAATTGAAGCACATTTTAAAAATGGTGCTTTTAAACAAGGTTTAGTTGATGGTGTATTGCATGCAGGACAACAGTTAAAAGCACATTTTCCTGTAGATGATTTCAACACTAATGAACTATCAAATACGATTTCTAAAGGATGA
- a CDS encoding LemA family protein: MKKLLVPLIIIGIIAFALYSWGVGVNNEAVTLEANAKTAWSNVESTYQRRNDLYSSVISTVQGSADFERKTLNEVIEARSKATSVNIDVNDLTPEKLEMFQKAQSQLSGSFSRLIASFERYPELKTTDQFRDFQKQQEGTENRINIARDRYNEAVNKYDIYTTKFPNKILASLFGFKEMARYKADPGSENVPNVEFKFD, encoded by the coding sequence ATGAAAAAACTACTTGTGCCTTTAATTATTATAGGAATTATAGCTTTTGCTTTATATTCTTGGGGTGTAGGCGTAAACAACGAAGCTGTTACATTAGAAGCTAATGCAAAAACAGCTTGGTCTAATGTAGAAAGTACATACCAAAGACGAAACGACTTATACAGTAGCGTTATAAGTACTGTACAAGGGTCTGCAGACTTTGAAAGAAAAACACTAAATGAAGTGATTGAAGCAAGATCGAAAGCAACATCAGTAAATATTGATGTAAACGATTTGACACCAGAGAAGCTTGAGATGTTTCAAAAAGCGCAAAGCCAATTAAGTGGATCGTTTAGTAGACTTATTGCCTCTTTTGAGCGCTATCCAGAATTAAAAACTACGGATCAGTTTAGAGATTTTCAAAAGCAACAAGAAGGTACTGAAAACAGAATAAATATTGCTAGAGACAGATATAATGAAGCTGTGAATAAGTATGATATTTATACTACCAAATTCCCAAATAAGATTCTAGCTAGTCTATTTGGATTTAAAGAAATGGCACGCTATAAAGCTGATCCAGGCTCTGAAAATGTTCCAAATGTTGAATTTAAATTTGACTAA
- a CDS encoding MerR family transcriptional regulator has protein sequence MIIDLPEKRYYTIGEVAKAFSVNTSLIRFWEKEFDVLQPKKTAKGNRKFTPEDVKHLQLIYHLVKERGFTLEGAKIHLKEEKKKTLNNFEIITKLEGVKNQLIKLKEQL, from the coding sequence ATGATTATTGACCTTCCAGAAAAACGATATTACACTATTGGTGAAGTTGCCAAAGCCTTTAGTGTTAACACCTCTTTAATTAGATTTTGGGAGAAAGAATTTGATGTGCTTCAACCCAAAAAAACTGCAAAAGGCAATCGTAAGTTTACACCAGAAGATGTTAAACATTTACAATTAATTTATCATTTGGTAAAAGAACGTGGATTTACTTTAGAAGGTGCAAAAATTCATTTAAAAGAAGAAAAAAAGAAAACCCTTAACAATTTTGAAATTATAACTAAATTAGAAGGTGTTAAGAATCAATTAATTAAATTAAAAGAACAACTTTAA
- a CDS encoding M23 family metallopeptidase — protein sequence MSKVKYYYDSETLSYKKIERRKRRTFKYISIFILASALFGFLFIFIGSHYFESPKEKALKRELSNLELQYDLLNKKMEQAETVLANIEDRDNAIYRLYFEANPIPEEQRKAGFGGVNRYKKLEGYDNSELIINSNKRIDKLLKRIVVQSKSLDEIAVLAEEKEKLLLAIPAIQPVNNKDLTRMASGYGMRSDPFTKLRKMHWGMDFTAPRGTPVYASGDGVVERADSNSAGYGKHIRINHGYGYTSLYAHLYKYNVQKNQRVKRGDLIGFVGSTGRSEAPHLHYEIFKDGDRINPINFYYGSLTPEEFNKLLERASLENQSLD from the coding sequence ATGAGTAAGGTAAAATATTATTATGATTCTGAAACGCTCTCTTACAAGAAAATTGAGCGTAGAAAAAGACGAACGTTTAAGTATATCTCTATATTTATTTTAGCGTCTGCATTATTTGGATTTCTTTTTATTTTTATTGGTAGTCATTATTTTGAGTCTCCAAAAGAAAAGGCATTAAAACGTGAACTTTCTAATTTAGAATTACAATATGATTTGCTAAACAAAAAAATGGAACAAGCAGAAACCGTTTTAGCAAATATTGAAGATCGTGACAATGCGATTTACCGTTTATATTTTGAAGCTAATCCAATACCAGAAGAACAACGCAAAGCTGGTTTTGGAGGTGTAAATAGATATAAAAAATTAGAAGGCTACGATAATTCTGAGTTAATTATAAATAGCAATAAACGTATTGACAAATTACTTAAACGAATTGTCGTACAATCCAAATCGTTAGATGAAATTGCTGTTTTAGCTGAAGAAAAAGAAAAATTATTATTGGCTATTCCAGCCATACAACCTGTAAATAATAAAGATTTAACTAGAATGGCTTCTGGTTATGGAATGCGATCTGACCCTTTTACTAAATTAAGAAAAATGCATTGGGGAATGGATTTTACAGCACCAAGAGGCACACCAGTTTATGCATCTGGAGATGGAGTTGTTGAGCGTGCAGACAGCAACTCTGCTGGATACGGAAAACACATAAGAATAAACCATGGTTATGGTTATACGTCATTATATGCACATTTATACAAATACAATGTCCAAAAAAATCAGCGAGTAAAACGTGGTGATTTAATTGGCTTTGTTGGAAGCACAGGACGATCTGAAGCACCACATTTACATTATGAAATCTTTAAAGATGGTGACAGAATCAATCCAATTAATTTCTATTACGGAAGTTTAACACCTGAAGAATTCAACAAATTGCTAGAACGTGCTTCTTTAGAAAATCAATCTTTAGATTAA